The following coding sequences lie in one Cucurbita pepo subsp. pepo cultivar mu-cu-16 chromosome LG13, ASM280686v2, whole genome shotgun sequence genomic window:
- the LOC111808361 gene encoding HMG-Y-related protein A: MVTEDQLNNPPQPPPPAPSLPHYPEMIMTAIEALNDKNGVSKTAITKQIESTYGDLPPAFTTLLAHHLDVMKQTGKLLFVKNNYMKPDPNAPPKRGRGRPPKPKVPLPPGTVVPPPRPRGRPPKPKDPFAPISQPKKKTSTGSGRPRGRPPKSPKPAPTSAPPVAGPPRGRGRPPKVKPAVAPIGC; the protein is encoded by the exons CCTCAGCCACCTCCTCCGGCTCCTTCTCTCCCTCACTACCCCGAG ATGATTATGACAGCGATCGAAGCTCTGAACGACAAAAACGGAGTGAGCAAAACGGCGATAACGAAGCAAATCGAGTCCACATACGGCGATCTGCCCCCTGCTTTCACTACGCTTCTCGCCCACCACTTAGACGTCATGAAGCAAACAGGCAAACTCCTCTTCGTCAAAAACAACTACATGAAGCCTGATCCCAACGCCCCGCCCAAGCGTGGCCGTGGCCGCCCACCCAAGCCTAAAGTCCCTCTTCCGCCAGGCACCGTCGTTCCTCCGCCTCGCCCACGTGGCCGTCCTCCCAAACCCAAAGATCCATTCGCTCCCATTTCGCAGCCGAAGAAGAAAACCTCGACGGGAAGTGGAAGGCCACGTGGCCGCCCCCCGAAGTCTCCGAAACCTGCGCCAACGTCTGCTCCTCCTGTCGCCGGCCCCCCCAGAGGCAGAGGGCGGCCACCGAAGGTAAAGCCGGCGGTGGCCCCGATTGGGTGTTAa